One genomic region from Desulfobaculum xiamenense encodes:
- the rplK gene encoding 50S ribosomal protein L11, which produces MAKKVLAKIKLQIPAGAANPSPPVGPALGQHGLNIMEFCKAFNARTQDQKGMIIPVEITVYQDRSFTFITKTPPAAVLIKKVTGIAKGSGEPNRNKVGKITRAQLEEIATTKMPDLTAKDLEAAVSNIAGTARSMGIDVID; this is translated from the coding sequence ATGGCCAAAAAGGTACTGGCGAAAATCAAGCTCCAGATTCCCGCCGGAGCTGCCAATCCGTCTCCGCCGGTCGGTCCCGCTCTTGGTCAGCACGGCCTGAACATCATGGAGTTCTGCAAAGCCTTCAATGCAAGGACGCAGGACCAGAAGGGAATGATCATCCCGGTTGAAATTACCGTCTACCAGGATCGCTCTTTCACCTTCATTACCAAGACGCCTCCGGCTGCAGTGCTGATTAAGAAGGTTACCGGGATTGCCAAGGGCTCCGGCGAACCTAACAGAAACAAGGTGGGCAAGATCACTCGTGCGCAGCTCGAAGAGATCGCAACGACCAAGATGCCCGACCTTACCGCTAAAGACCTCGAGGCCGCTGTGAGCAATATTGCTGGCACGGCCCGCAGCATGGGAATCGACGTCATCGATTAA
- the rplA gene encoding 50S ribosomal protein L1, whose protein sequence is MPKHGKKYRKAIEGIDLGARYEMPEGVELALKTSVAKFDETVDVALVLGVDPKYSDQMVRGAVSLPHGLGKDVRVAVFCQGDKEAEAKAAGAEFVGSDDLVEKIKGGWLDFDKAVATPDMMGKVGQIGRLLGPRGLMPNAKTGTVTADVATAVKELKAGKVEFKVDKAGVLHAPLGKVSFGTEKILDNLKTLLEQVIRLKPSAAKGTYLKAMTLATTMGPGIKVDANSVRKHLEGGI, encoded by the coding sequence ATGCCCAAGCATGGAAAAAAATATCGCAAGGCTATCGAGGGCATTGATCTTGGTGCCCGCTATGAGATGCCCGAGGGTGTCGAGCTGGCGCTGAAGACCTCTGTCGCCAAGTTTGATGAGACCGTTGACGTTGCCCTGGTGCTCGGCGTCGATCCCAAATACTCTGACCAGATGGTGCGTGGTGCTGTGAGCTTGCCCCACGGTCTCGGCAAGGACGTTCGCGTCGCCGTCTTCTGTCAGGGTGATAAGGAAGCCGAAGCCAAGGCCGCCGGTGCCGAATTTGTCGGCAGCGACGACCTGGTGGAGAAGATCAAGGGCGGCTGGCTCGATTTCGACAAGGCCGTCGCCACCCCGGACATGATGGGCAAGGTCGGCCAGATCGGCCGTCTGCTCGGCCCCCGTGGCCTGATGCCCAACGCCAAGACCGGCACCGTCACCGCTGACGTTGCCACCGCCGTTAAGGAACTCAAGGCCGGTAAGGTCGAGTTCAAGGTGGACAAGGCTGGCGTGCTTCATGCCCCGCTGGGCAAGGTGTCTTTTGGCACCGAGAAAATCCTTGACAACCTGAAGACTTTGTTGGAACAGGTCATCCGCCTCAAGCCCTCCGCGGCTAAGGGTACCTACCTCAAGGCGATGACCCTGGCTACCACCATGGGTCCTGGTATCAAGGTTGACGCCAACTCCGTGCGCAAGCACCTGGAAGGCGGCATCTAA
- the rplJ gene encoding 50S ribosomal protein L10: MNRAEKAELISQLKAKAEDASIAIVTDFKGLKVEEMTDLRIKLRAVGVNYAVVKNTLARIALDGGPHALLKDSLKENCAVAFGYDDPVAAAKVLSEYAKSNKKFAIKFGSLEGKALSEEAIESLSKLPSKPELLGKLLGTMNAVPTNFVCLFANLQRKFLYALSAIKEQKEGAAA; this comes from the coding sequence GTGAACAGGGCAGAGAAAGCTGAGCTGATCAGCCAGCTGAAAGCCAAGGCCGAAGACGCTTCCATCGCGATCGTCACTGACTTCAAGGGCCTCAAGGTGGAGGAGATGACCGACCTTCGCATCAAGCTTCGCGCTGTCGGTGTGAATTATGCGGTCGTCAAGAACACCCTGGCCCGGATCGCGCTGGATGGCGGCCCGCACGCTCTTCTTAAGGATTCCCTTAAGGAGAACTGCGCGGTTGCGTTCGGCTACGATGACCCCGTGGCTGCGGCGAAGGTTCTCAGCGAGTACGCCAAGTCCAACAAGAAGTTCGCCATCAAATTCGGTAGCCTGGAAGGCAAGGCCCTCTCTGAGGAAGCCATCGAGTCCCTCTCCAAGCTCCCGAGCAAGCCTGAACTGCTTGGCAAGCTCCTGGGCACCATGAACGCCGTGCCCACCAACTTCGTTTGTCTGTTTGCTAACCTGCAGCGGAAGTTCCTGTACGCCCTTTCTGCCATCAAAGAGCAGAAGGAAGGCGCCGCTGCCTAA
- the rplL gene encoding 50S ribosomal protein L7/L12: MADITKEQVVEFISNMTVLELSEFISELEEKFGVSAAAPAMAMAMPVAGAPAAEVEEKTEFDVVLKSAGSNKIGVIKVVRALTGLGLKEAKEKVDSLPSVLKEGVSKDDAEEAKKQLVEAGAECEIK; encoded by the coding sequence ATGGCTGACATCACCAAAGAGCAGGTAGTCGAGTTTATTTCCAACATGACCGTTCTCGAGCTTTCTGAGTTCATCTCCGAGCTCGAGGAGAAGTTCGGTGTTTCCGCCGCCGCTCCGGCCATGGCCATGGCCATGCCCGTCGCCGGCGCTCCGGCCGCTGAGGTCGAAGAGAAGACCGAGTTTGACGTCGTGCTGAAGAGCGCCGGTAGCAACAAGATCGGCGTGATCAAGGTTGTCCGCGCCCTCACCGGCCTTGGCCTCAAGGAAGCCAAGGAGAAGGTTGACTCCCTTCCCTCCGTGCTGAAGGAAGGCGTGTCCAAGGACGACGCCGAGGAAGCCAAGAAGCAGCTGGTGGAAGCCGGCGCTGAGTGCGAAATCAAGTAG
- the rpoB gene encoding DNA-directed RNA polymerase subunit beta, with translation MVQLTKRFGKIASTHSVPHLLNLQVDSYKKFLQLDVPPASRANEGLEGVFRSVFPIEDFNRTASLDYVSYEVGTPKFDEAECISKGLTFEAPIRITVRLVVYDVDEETQNRTIRDIKEQDIYFGTLPLMTDKGTFIINGTERVIVNQLQRSPGIIFEHDSGKTHSSGRVLYSSRIIPMRGSWLDFDFDHKDILYVRIDRRRKMPATILFKAMGMSRQDILNYFYEKEYYHLRDGRLFRELSEDKFCKESAFLDIHGADGELIVAGGKPITKRHFKKMLRDGLTEYEIDPVNLSTMYLAEDIYDAESGEVLAEAGDEMSSELAEKFREAGIDRLPILFTRGLEVSSSMRDTLALDKTNDMESAQIEIYRRLRPSSPPTPEIASTFFENLFRNADYYDLSAVGRYKLNTRLSVQEDLDLRTLTNEDILKAIRLLCQLKDSHGPADDIDHLGNRRVRPVGELVENQYRIGLVRMERAIKERMSLQEVATLMPHDLINPKPVAAVLKEFFGTSQLSQFMDQTNPLSEVTHKRRLSALGPGGLTRERAGFEVRDVHTSHYGRICPIETPEGPNIGLIVSLTTHSRVNDFGFIETPFRIVKDGQVTEEVRYMDASQESGEVVAQANAPLDEQKRFVNPMVNCRIRGEVIVVPSEEVTAMDISPSQIVSISAALIPFLEHDDANRALMGSNMQRQAVPLLRSEIPLVGTGMEGTVACDSGSCLLAKGDGVIHYSDSQRVVVNYDDTSLSPHTGGCVSYDLLKYHKSNQNSSFGQKPCVQPGQRVVKGEVLADGPAIKDGQLALGKNLTVAFMPWCGYNFEDSILISERMVKDDVFTSVHIEEFELVARDTKLGPEEITRDIPNVGEDMLKNLDESGIIRLGANVKPDDILVGKITPKGETQLTPEEKLLRAIFGDKARDVKNTSLKVPPGIEGIVVDVKVFNRRSGDKDQRTKNIEDYELSRLDRKEEQHVAALVTATREKLWSVCANKQIATTIPGKRKGEVLVEAGMAIGEDVFSEIPVKKLLGIFKSKETNDEVLEMIETYDRQVAFIKEIYDVKREKVTEGDDLPPGVIKMVKVYLAVKRKLNVGDKMAGRHGNKGVVSNILPEEDLPFFADGRPVDIVLNPLGVPSRMNIGQIMETHLGWAAAELGRQLGEMLEQGVHMDVLRNEVKDVFQSKEIAELVDGMDNDQLVAAVKRIKRGIICKTPVFDGALEEEIWSWLDKAKVPNDGKMVLYDGRTGEPFKSRVTVGTMYMLKLHHLVDEKIHARSTGPYSLVTQQPLGGKAQFGGQRLGEMEVWALEAYGAAYLLQEFLTVKSDDVSGRVKMYERIVKGDNFLEANLPESFNVLVKELMALGLDVKLHQEETVKKQTTRLD, from the coding sequence ATGGTCCAACTTACAAAACGGTTTGGCAAAATCGCCAGCACGCATTCAGTGCCCCACCTTCTGAATCTGCAGGTTGATTCCTACAAGAAGTTCCTGCAGCTCGACGTCCCCCCGGCCAGCCGTGCCAATGAGGGACTGGAAGGCGTGTTCAGGTCCGTGTTCCCCATCGAGGACTTCAATCGGACCGCCAGCCTCGACTACGTTAGTTACGAGGTCGGCACTCCCAAATTCGACGAGGCCGAGTGCATTTCCAAGGGCCTGACCTTTGAGGCGCCCATCCGGATCACCGTGCGTCTTGTCGTCTACGATGTGGACGAGGAGACCCAGAATCGGACCATCCGCGACATCAAGGAACAGGACATCTATTTCGGCACGCTGCCGCTGATGACCGACAAGGGTACCTTCATCATCAACGGTACCGAGCGCGTCATCGTCAACCAGCTCCAGCGCTCCCCGGGCATCATTTTCGAGCACGATTCAGGAAAGACCCATTCCTCCGGTCGCGTGCTCTACAGTTCCCGCATCATCCCCATGCGCGGGTCCTGGCTCGATTTCGACTTCGACCACAAGGACATCCTCTACGTGCGCATCGACCGGCGCCGGAAGATGCCCGCCACCATCCTTTTCAAGGCTATGGGAATGTCCCGTCAGGACATTCTCAACTACTTCTATGAGAAGGAATACTACCACCTGCGCGATGGCCGCCTGTTCCGCGAGCTGAGCGAAGACAAGTTCTGCAAGGAATCTGCCTTCCTCGACATTCACGGTGCCGATGGCGAACTCATCGTTGCCGGTGGCAAGCCCATCACCAAGCGTCATTTCAAGAAGATGCTGCGTGACGGCCTTACCGAGTACGAGATCGATCCCGTCAATCTCTCCACCATGTACCTCGCTGAGGACATCTACGACGCCGAGAGCGGCGAGGTGCTTGCCGAGGCCGGTGACGAGATGAGCTCCGAGCTTGCCGAGAAGTTCCGCGAGGCTGGCATCGACCGCCTGCCCATCCTGTTCACGCGTGGTCTTGAGGTCTCCTCGTCCATGCGCGACACGCTGGCTCTCGACAAGACCAACGACATGGAGAGCGCGCAGATCGAGATCTACCGCCGCCTGCGTCCCAGCTCGCCGCCCACTCCCGAGATCGCCTCGACGTTCTTCGAGAACCTGTTCCGCAATGCCGACTACTACGACCTTTCGGCCGTTGGTCGCTACAAGCTGAACACGCGTCTCAGCGTGCAGGAGGACCTGGACCTGCGGACCCTCACCAACGAGGACATCCTCAAGGCCATCAGGCTCCTGTGCCAGCTCAAGGACTCCCATGGTCCCGCCGACGACATCGACCACCTCGGCAACCGCCGCGTGCGTCCGGTCGGCGAGCTGGTCGAGAACCAGTACCGCATCGGTCTTGTCCGCATGGAGCGTGCCATCAAGGAGCGCATGAGCCTCCAGGAAGTGGCCACGCTCATGCCGCACGACCTCATCAACCCCAAGCCGGTTGCAGCGGTCCTCAAGGAGTTCTTCGGCACCTCCCAGCTGTCGCAGTTCATGGACCAGACCAACCCGCTCTCCGAAGTCACCCACAAGCGCCGTCTGTCCGCACTCGGCCCCGGTGGTCTGACCCGCGAGCGTGCGGGCTTCGAAGTCCGCGACGTGCATACCAGCCACTACGGCCGCATCTGCCCGATCGAAACGCCTGAAGGCCCGAACATCGGTCTTATCGTGTCGCTGACCACCCATTCCCGCGTGAACGACTTCGGCTTCATCGAGACGCCGTTCCGCATCGTGAAGGACGGTCAGGTTACGGAAGAGGTTCGCTACATGGACGCCTCGCAGGAATCCGGCGAGGTCGTGGCGCAGGCCAACGCTCCGCTGGACGAGCAGAAGCGCTTCGTGAACCCGATGGTCAACTGCCGCATCCGCGGTGAAGTCATCGTGGTGCCCAGCGAGGAAGTGACCGCCATGGACATTTCCCCTAGCCAGATCGTGTCCATCTCCGCCGCGCTCATTCCGTTCCTGGAGCACGACGACGCGAACCGCGCACTCATGGGCTCGAACATGCAGCGTCAGGCCGTGCCGCTTCTGCGCAGCGAGATTCCCCTCGTTGGCACCGGCATGGAAGGCACCGTGGCCTGCGACTCCGGCAGCTGCCTGCTGGCCAAGGGCGATGGCGTCATCCATTACTCCGATTCCCAGCGCGTGGTGGTCAACTATGACGACACGTCCCTCAGCCCCCACACCGGCGGCTGCGTGTCCTACGATCTGCTGAAGTACCACAAGTCGAACCAGAACAGCAGCTTCGGTCAGAAGCCCTGCGTGCAGCCCGGCCAGCGGGTCGTGAAGGGCGAAGTGCTCGCCGACGGCCCCGCCATCAAGGACGGCCAGCTCGCTCTTGGCAAGAACCTGACTGTCGCCTTCATGCCCTGGTGCGGATATAACTTCGAGGACTCGATCCTCATTTCCGAGCGCATGGTCAAGGATGACGTCTTCACCTCGGTGCACATCGAGGAGTTTGAACTCGTCGCCCGCGACACCAAGCTCGGACCCGAAGAAATCACCCGAGACATCCCGAACGTCGGCGAGGACATGCTGAAGAACCTCGACGAGTCCGGCATCATCCGTCTCGGTGCCAACGTGAAGCCTGACGATATTCTCGTCGGCAAGATCACGCCCAAGGGCGAGACCCAGCTCACCCCCGAAGAGAAGCTCCTGCGAGCCATCTTCGGCGACAAGGCGCGCGACGTGAAGAACACCTCCCTCAAGGTTCCGCCGGGAATCGAGGGCATCGTGGTCGACGTGAAGGTCTTCAACCGCCGCTCCGGCGACAAGGACCAGCGCACCAAGAACATCGAGGACTACGAGCTGTCCCGTCTTGACCGCAAGGAAGAGCAGCACGTGGCCGCACTTGTCACCGCCACCCGCGAGAAGCTGTGGTCGGTCTGCGCCAACAAGCAGATCGCGACCACCATTCCCGGCAAGCGCAAGGGCGAGGTGCTCGTCGAGGCTGGCATGGCCATCGGCGAGGACGTGTTCAGCGAGATTCCGGTCAAGAAGCTGCTTGGCATCTTCAAGAGCAAGGAGACTAACGACGAGGTTCTCGAAATGATCGAGACCTACGATCGTCAGGTGGCCTTCATCAAGGAAATCTACGACGTGAAGCGCGAGAAGGTGACCGAGGGAGACGATCTGCCTCCGGGAGTCATCAAGATGGTCAAGGTCTACCTTGCCGTTAAGCGTAAGCTCAACGTCGGTGACAAAATGGCCGGTCGCCACGGTAACAAGGGTGTCGTTTCGAACATCCTGCCCGAGGAAGACCTGCCGTTCTTCGCGGATGGCCGTCCGGTGGACATCGTTCTGAACCCCCTCGGCGTGCCGTCCCGAATGAACATCGGCCAGATCATGGAGACCCACCTCGGTTGGGCAGCCGCCGAACTCGGACGTCAGCTCGGCGAGATGCTGGAGCAGGGCGTGCACATGGACGTGCTGCGAAACGAGGTGAAGGACGTCTTCCAGAGCAAGGAGATCGCCGAACTCGTCGATGGCATGGACAACGACCAGCTCGTTGCCGCCGTCAAGAGGATCAAGCGCGGCATCATCTGCAAGACTCCGGTCTTCGACGGTGCTCTGGAAGAGGAGATCTGGTCCTGGCTCGATAAGGCCAAGGTACCCAATGACGGCAAGATGGTCCTGTACGATGGACGCACCGGCGAGCCCTTCAAGAGCCGCGTCACGGTGGGCACCATGTACATGCTTAAGCTCCACCATCTGGTCGATGAAAAGATACACGCCCGTTCCACGGGCCCGTACTCCCTCGTGACCCAGCAGCCCCTCGGCGGCAAGGCCCAGTTTGGTGGCCAGCGTCTGGGCGAAATGGAAGTCTGGGCGCTCGAGGCGTACGGCGCGGCCTACCTCCTTCAGGAGTTCCTCACCGTCAAGTCCGACGACGTGAGCGGCCGTGTGAAGATGTACGAACGGATCGTCAAGGGCGATAACTTCCTCGAAGCCAACCTGCCTGAATCGTTCAACGTTCTGGTCAAGGAGCTCATGGCCCTTGGTCTGGATGTCAAGCTGCATCAGGAAGAGACTGTCAAGAAGCAGACGACCAGGCTGGACTAG